TTAGCATGTTGATATCAAACTCTTTTCAGCGTATATATTGTGACATTTGCATTACATTTACCAAAAATGTTATAAATCAATATGGTGTTTCCTCCTAGGCTTTTGCAACAGTTGTAATTGCTGCAGAAAATCCAGATTCCAGTGTCAAGGACCAGATAGATGATGCTATCCAGTATCCTTTTCTGATTCTCTTCTGATTTAGCACCAGCTAGCAAACCAAAATAAGATCTTGTTACAGATAACTTGAACAAATCTAAGAGTCTAGCAAAACATTTTGGAGTGTTTTTCAATCCACATTAAAACAGGGCTGATATTAGAAAGGAAAAATGAACTTATCTAATTTAGACTGATAATCTCCCTGTGTAAATTGTGTGTGCTGTGCCCAGACTCCGTTGTTCTATAAAACATTGCCTATCCATATGCCTGCCTTGTAAAGGCTGTTGATATTATTTCCAGAGAATAAAGGATGCAATTATAACATTCTTTACACCACAAGTAACGGTGGTATGcaactcagaatagacccattgaactaAATTaaccttagtcatgttcattaatttcagtgggtccacacggagtaaaacttaattgaataccacccagtatGTTTAAGATCCATCAAATTTTAGTGAGTCTGGAGTTGGTCCTATACTGACTAATCTGGGAACAAGCCCTGTGAAACCTCTGAGATGAAGTGTTTAAGATTGCAGTGAAAAGCTGTGGTTCTATGCATATGTAACTTGAGATAAGCCCTCATGGAACAAgagatttatttctgcatgcagaggggtTGTGCTGTAAAACACTTATGACAGAGCTAAGTAGTTTAAGACAGACCTTAGAAGTGTTTAGGTGACAAGTCAATTTATAACAAGTCTTTGGAAGAACATCAGCATATCCTAGTCTTTAGAAAAAGAAGCCATACCTTGGGTAGAGAATACATTATTCACCCTGATCTTTGAGGCAAATGTCTCAACTGGACTAAATGTTAGATTAAGAGTGTACACACAGCTGAAAGACTTGCAGTTGCCCCAAATGTGTGTGTATAGGAGTGATCTGTAAGCATGTGAAAGCAGTGCTTCAGTGAACTATGCAGAATACTTATCCTattagtaaaaatatatatagttctGTATGTTTAGCCCATCTGTGAATATTCCCTTTGGTAGAGTGAAATGTATTTTTCCTTGACTGCCATTCCCCAAGTGCTCGTTTCATTAGAGCAGTCTCAGAATTGGAACTCTTGGGATTCATAAAGCCTTCCAAGCAGAAAACTGATCATGTGGCAAGACTGACATGGGGCAGCTGCTAGTATACTTTCTACTGAGAGAAGGAAATGCTTTGAACGAGATTTTCTGTACACTGTGAACAACTGTGGTAGCACTTTCATAATGAGAAGTGCTGTTTTGCCACTATAACATTGACAAGAACAAGCTAAATCCATCCATTTTAGAGAGAGAATCCAGTTGATGTTTGTGTTTAAGCATTTTGACATTTTTGTGCCTTTTCTGCAATACATGTAAAATAAAACCGAACTCATCATCACCACTGATCTCTGTCCTATCTACAGAAAcactgaagaaaataataatgttcTGAGCTGAGCACATTAAGATGGCTGTAGAGTGCAGACTAGACAATGTTGATTGTTGAGGTGGGATGTGAGACTCCCTACTGATGTTTCTTTCCCACTGTGGGAGGCTATACTCTAATGTGGTGAGTTAACAAAACTATTTTAGAGAATGGTGATCACCACTGTAAgtattttttttcagaagaaactGTAGAAGCTACCTTATTTTCAGTATTTGCATTCAGTGCCTGCTTATAAGTTTGAAGCAAGCTCATCATCAAAGGAAGACTGATCAATACTGGCCTGCTTGGTACCAAAGCTGTGCCTAATGCATTGTTTCAAGAGACCAGGAAGATATTGAAGACTTTATGCTTGTTTAATCTCTGACATACTGAATAATCAGTATGACACTTTGGATAACAGTGTTCGTCATTGTTTTAGCTGGTGTTCGAACAGTTCTCTTTAATCTTTCAATTTCCCTTGGCATGACTCTCAAAACAGTtgcaatttcctttaaaaaaacaaccttaaaGTGAGAAAAAAATGCAATCAAACCTCAAAGTTATGTTTGCTCCTTAAGAACCTAAATTTGAGAGTGGGGAATTGCAGAACTCTAACCCTCTTGTAGCAGAAGCCTGGCTGAAATTACAGCAGGAGGAAAGAACACTAGCAAAAATTCAGGCTCAGAATGTTGCAGTGTGGCCATCCAAATGCAATATAACAGCGTTCCAAAATGTAAAATCGCTTTGAACAATTTCAGCAGCATCAATACTAGAAAAAGATTGAAATGCAAGCCAAATGAGCAGTCATGTCTTTCAAGTTAAAATTGAGATTTTAATCAGAAGTTTTAAGAATCCTCAACGTTCACTCCCCCCAGCTTGAAAAATTCTTGGCAGCTGTGGTAGCAAAGGCAATGATTACTTTCAAGAAAAAGAAGTTTATACAAAGACTTGGACCATACTTAAAAGTTAAAAAGCTACGTGTGGTAGCTATTAGGAGTGTGCACCAGATGTTTTCACAGAAGTGCCTGAAATCTGCAGATACAGCAGCTCATTCATAGCGAATTAAGCTTTGTAAATTGTAGGCAGATGCATGCAGTAGTTTTGTGCAGCACACCTTTAAAGTATAGTTCAACTTTCATGTTATGCTAGAACTGGACACCTTTTGCAAGTATGATCACCCCTTCTGAGGCTACAGTGCCACATGAAATCTTGAGAGCTCCTGATCACACTGAAATGTGATATTAATGGCAGTTTGACTAAAAAATATGAAAACCTTCAAATCACACCAATTTTGTCTTGAAATTTTAGTTCAGAGCTGACCAATCCCCCACAGTAACTATgaatatgctttttttaaaatttagataAAAGTATTGATGCAAACAGGAATATGTTCCTCTTGGCAGTGCTTTCTACGTACTTGTGAGCAGTTTTTCAGACAGGGAAACCTCCTAAAGAGATCAGGGCAGGTTTCTTCTAAAATCCTTATAGAAAGGAACCTTGGCTCATCTCAGATTTCTGAGGTTTAGTGAGTCATCCCCAAAGTTAACAGCTTCTGAAAGCCTGCCTCACAGTCGGCAGCAGGCCAACTGACTATAAAAAAGGAAGCTTTCTTAACCTCTGGTTTGGTCACCTTTTCTTCCTGAGCTAACAGCTGCTTGAAGTTTCACTTATTTTATCCAAATGGTGGCAAAATGCCACCTATATATTCAAACACACAGGTTAGAAGTAAATGTTTATTCTTTCAACTAAATTCCAGTACTACAAGGGCAGTAAAACAATGATACACTGAAAAATTGCAGCAATAAACATTTGTTAAAGACTGATAgaataaataaaacctacaaaAATGAGAAATTATATAAACCCATTCTTAACCCCCCAAAAAGTCATGGAATACAGAAATGCCCTCCTTCACTATTTCACAGGCAGTACTGTGGGCTATTTGCTTTAAATTTGTCCAGGAATTACATTCTAATTTAACTGTGAATATAGCTTTGCAGTGCACAGTTATGAAAACCACACTAACTTCAGTCAGAAGTGTCATTCTACACTTTTATTTACACAACCAGTGAAGGGCAGAGTTCTAGTACACCAGCTTTAATCCTTTTACTTTTCAAACTTATTAACATAAGCCAAATTGTAATGATACAGCAAATGAGACCACTGGTATTAACAGGTAGCAAAGGTCCACATCCAGGTGGTACTGACATCAGGGAGCACTCCAAAACCAGTTGCTGCATAAGAGTGGTTGCCACTGACAAAAGCTTGAAATAACCAGTGTATacagagaggggaagggggaatatGGCATTGTTGCAAGTCTTTAAAGGACAGCTTGCAACAATAGAACAGGGTTTCAGGGCTGCCCACATATGCAGAAAACATGATTCATGAAACatctgaaaagagaaagaaagaactgcATCAGGGAGAACAGCACACAAAATTCTACAAACTCACTCTAGCACTAAACTGCAACTTGCCTCAGCATACAGAAAGCCAATGTGTGGATCCTAGATTCCAGCGAGCACAGTTCTACTCACAGGATTTCCCCCCACCAACATAAGAAGTGGAGGCAATTTCTGTGGCTCCCCGCTCCCAATATGCTCAGGGGTCTCTCTGCAACAACATGGACAATAGCTCAAAATACTTACAACTTGCAGGCTGTTCTCCATATCGTCGCATGATCTGGTCATGCGTGAACTTCACAAATGCGTCATACTGTTctataaacaaggaatattccaAGTGAATAATCAAATGTAACAACTGCTTGAACAGACTCTTCAGATCACAGCCAGTACAGGAAAAAGGAAGCACTTCACATTAAGCACACGTATACTCTATTTGTGTGTCAGTTGGCTCTCTCTGCATTGTGCCTAAGCACCTGCTGACTTCCCTTATAGGACTCTGTCTAGATGTAATAAAAGGAAGTCAGAGAAGGCCTCACATCCTCCCTTTAACTGTAGAAAAACTCTTTCATCATTACATGTGGGCACAGATATTGTGAACTAAACAGGTGGCATCCAGCACACTCATGCCCTGATATCATCTGCCAGTAAAGTGACAGATAATCAGGTCTAAGTATTGTCATCATTTAAAAGCCGGCAAAGGATCATCAGATCCAAAAGTCAGCTTTCTACACAGGGAGTTAACCTAAACTAAAGCCCAGAGCAAATTGTGATGAACATTTATGTTGGGAATGCTTTTAGTGCAACATGTGAGAACTCAAGCGGCTCAGCCAAGCCAAGCTACTTTTCCTGCTCAACATCGTAGTGCAGGAATACAACTTGGTTAGTAATCATTTTGTGACTGCCaccctacagcaggggtgggcaacctgtggtcctccagatgctggacaCAAACTCCCACTAGTCCTGGCCAACATGGTCAACAGCCACAGATAAGagctgttgtccagcaacatgtggaggatcCCTTCCCATGCTACAGTAGAAATATCTTGCAGCAAATTGAAAGGAACAGGATCAGCCCTACTCCTCCAGATAGAGCCATCTCACAAGAACTCGGCTACAATTATTACTCAGGAGACGGATCTTTATTTGTAACAACTCACTACTGACTAATGTATAATTACTGCAAGTTTAATGCACTGTTTATTTTTGTCATACCTGCAAGTTTTGTGGTCAAAATTTCTTCATACTCTTCACGGATTTTCTCTTCACGTTCTTTGAGCAAGCGTTCACATATCATTCCAACTTGTCTGAGAGTAAAGAGGGGCTGTTCTTTTTTCAGTGGCGATGATGCTGCAGATGAAGTACCTATGAAAAAGTATTTTCATAGGTAATTAAGGTATATTTTAGAGATCCTCCTAATTACTGACGAGTGCATAGAATACACTTGTAGCTGTTTTGAGGATCAGATTTTTGACCAGTGAGTGCAACCTCTGTCACAATCCAAAGCGAAGTCAACTGTGCTTTATGTTTCCATAGATTTAAAGTGTGTAACTTTCTCTGTATGGTGGCTTTTGAAGACAACAGTCTAAGTTAAGTGCCTGTCGATTATTTACAACAATATGTGTTGGCAACATCTCAGAGTATCCACAAGGTAATTTGTCTGCAAACGTATAAAATATGGCTTAATTTGCTAGTTACTCTTAAAAGTCAGGCAGAGGAATCTCTGCTGGCTTGCCTGCATGTATGTtggcctgttttatttattttgtcatttGCTCCACCCACCcttggaatgtggcccttggaaaacTGTCCATGTTAAAATCTCCTCTCAGGCTGAATGAGGTTCCCGTCCCTGGTATATATATAGTATGTTGCTCTTATTTTATATTCAACTTTTGGTACCCTTTTCAAAAAGGGTGGGCAACAGCCCATCTTAAAGTATATTCTCTCAATGATTATCTGGAAGAGATCAGTTAAAAGTTTCTTATGAATATGCTCTTTTTTATTTCCACTGTTAATACTAACAAGAGTATATCTGCTCTTCAAATAAAACTCTTCCTTCCACAGAATTTTTTCAGTGAGACGCATAACTTACCTAGGATCCAAATTATCAAATGTTATGCAAGTTTACTTTAAAAATTTTACCTGGCAAAGCTGGTCCACCAAGGAGAAATGCTTGTGACTGTGCATCAGTAGAACAACAGGGATCTGTTTGCTGAAAGTTTTCTAGATGTCTCCTCTTCTGCATGCGTTTGTACTCCTGTTTTATATTGTACAGAATTTGCTctagaaaaaggaaaacatattcATTATGTTTCTGCTTATTAGTCTAGCAAAGATTTCAAAACCCAAACATGTTACATTGACTATGTATGTTATACAAATGCTGATTTACTATAGTATGCATCTTAGAAGTATGGCTATACAGTTCTGTAAAAACATTAAGAACATATAAATAATTTTTGAGAAGTTAAAATTTTGTATTATAAACCCCAGCAATGTTCTTTCCCATGCAAATTCCTAACCAGCAACAGGTAGGGGGCCTAAATGGTTACATCTAGCAGGGGTCTCTGTTAACAGAAAGGGAAATTATTGGAGATTGGAGCAAGGAGGAATGCAAGGGAGGGAATCAGCAAAACCTGCCTCCACACCTCTTTTGTTAGCAGAGAGGAACACTGAATCAAAGCTCCCTCAGTAGTTGCACTCCACCCAATGTCATTAGTATCCACCACCAGCCTACTATGACCTCCACTTTCTCCTAAAATAGTGAGAAAAATGACAGGTTACAAGCGTTAAATTGCGAACCATCGTTCCCTGGCATAGATTTGGTGGCAGCTACATTCATTCCATCTCCCTGATTTAGTCCGGCTTTAAAGGCACTAGACAATCAAGGACAATTTCCATGAACATGTTGTCAGTAACTCCTTATTTCTGTAGATGTGATGTTTCTACCCTCCTGCATACTGACTCTGTGACTGGGCCACATATGCAAAATAATCTGTGCTGCTTTTCCAAAGTAGATCTGAATAATTATGCATCACATTATCTCATTAAACTTAACTAAGTATTACCATTAAAAACATACATCACTGTATGAGTTATAATTCATTTCTGAAATATTGCTGTATATGGAATGCACTACTGGCTTAAATGTGCACCATCCCCTTCCATTATGGCTTCTCTCAATCTTATGATAATATTCTCTAGACTGCTGCCTGGTGGGCAAATATGCATGCTCTCCCTTACAGATCTGCACTCTTCCCTGCACTTCAccagaaagaaacaaaaggggAAAGCAATCAGCCCTATCTACAGCACTTGCTTTGTGGGGCAAATGTAGTGAGACTGATTGTGTCTTTTTCCTCTCTTCACCTCTATCCCATGCAGAGGGGTATCCACAGAAGAAGCAAATGTTTGCCGGCAAGCATCTTGCTTAAGTCTTATGCAAGCACTTCTACAGAAATGCATCCCCAACACTGCTGGCAGGGGAAGAGTAATCTGAGTGcagattctctctccccacccctctaaTTTCAGCTTGCAGGTCTTGCAGGGAAGACTTCCACATGTAAACTCAGAACACCAAGATGCACATGCCACCTTTAATTTCACACACACGCCACATCTGCCAAAATTAATCCGACTGTAGAATTAGCTCATTGTCACCTAAAGCCAATCTAGATTCCCCAGATTCTCTGCATGCCAGACACCATGGGGTATACTACTACCATCTCCTTTAAGGCAGTTAATGTAGCCTCTTTTGCCTCATCTAGCCAGCTTGCAAATACCAACAGAGTAAATATACAGTCACTTCCATTACTTGGGCGCATTTGCTCATGTCCAACCTTGGAAACATTCCCAGATGGTTGTCTCATCatggtactttaaaaaaatgatcatcttttttttttgaaaaaaagaacttTCACTCTAAAAATCATAGAATAATAGTAACTTCCCGATCTGTTATAAAGTCCTATGTAAGATGAAACCTGGCACTTTGCTAAGACAACAATAAAAGAGTAGCAAAATCTGTTCTCATAGAAAGGACAGCAGAGTATCTTCAACACCTCAGCTAGTAAGTGGAAGTTGCACAGGATTCAAACCAGTTTAAGATATACAGTACAATATAGATCCATTTCtcttaatttgtatactgccttatTTTACTATACCCAcagcagtttacaagctgaagaaacaaagaatgtacaccttataacaatctaatccaatacaaaaatgtgataataaaacataactttaaaataagcaacttacatcaaataaagtaattaataataatcacaacaacattttttatttataccccgcccatctggctgggtttccacagccactctgggcggcttccaacaaaacactaaaatgcaataatctattaaacattaaaagcttccctaaacaaggcttctttcagatgtcttctaaaagtctggtagttgtttttctctttgacatctggtgggagggtgttccacagggcgggtgccactaccgagaaggccctctgcctggttccctgtaacttggcttctcgcagcgagagaaccatcagaaggccctcggcactggacctcaatgtccggacagaacaatgggggtggagacactccttcaggtatactggaccgaggccaattaagtgtcagcaccaacactttgaattgtactcggaaatgtactgggagccaatgtaggtctttcaagaccggtgttatgtggtctcggcggctgctcccagtcaccagtctagctgccacattctgtattagttgtagtttccgggtcaccttcaaaggtagccccacataggaccatattgcagtaatccaagtgagagataactagagcatgcaccactctggcaagacagtccacaggcaggtagggtctcattaGAATAGTCATTCCAGTCTACAGCaagagtggctaacctgtggcccaccacatGTTGGGACTCCAAAACCAACCAGCATGGCAGTGGTTagaaatgggagttgtagcccaacaacatctggagaaacatGAGTTAACCAAACCCTGATAAGAGCAGGATTTGAGAAGTTCAAGCTATCAATCATCTATTAGTtagacaaaaattaaaataaaataatggaatgCTTGTTTTATTAACATTAAGAAACTTcccattttttttacatttagcaTCCGAATCCCTAACTCCTTCTAAACCTTCAATAGATTGAATCCATGCCTAATCTCACACTGTGAAAACTATCCCTTTTGCATTCAGTATttgttcccattttaaaaaataaaaaatccatatATTGCTTTTGAAAAATGTCAGATAATACCTGTATGTAGAAGAATTGAAACTTACAACTATTTTCACTTTTTCGGACACTACACAGAAAATATCAAGAGGTTGCATTAGTTTAACCCAGGGGTGCCcaattctttttcaaagagggccagatttgatgaagtgaacaaaGTTGACCTTTTTTTGaagttgaagttgttgagcttttttaggattttaccccaggagatAAACTGCCACagaggccggattaggcccccaaaacgaactctggacatgcctggtctaaccAGAAAGCCAGACAAGATATAAAAGGTGCACTCTAAAGAATAGTTAACAAGCATCTCTGAATCATGCCTTGAAGGCAGAAACCAAAGGAGGCTGTGGAATGCTGGTCCCAGTAGTCTAGTCCTTTTCAATAACCAATAGTACATTATTTCTATCTTTGGAGTATGCTTCTCATACAGGAAACTATCATCACTAAAGCATATTCACTTTCAATGTTGTATTTAAGCTAATGttgtttaaataatatttaaatctaATTTTTAAATTGTTAGCAATTTCCATACTTACTATTTCTTGTCATACTGTAAGCATAGTTTCAATGTCATGGTAGCATTCCTGACACAAGGCCCCAAAATACCCAAGATATTGTCACTGTCAGCCAAGGTAGTGTAGTGGATAAGAATGTTGGGAGTAAGACCTAGGAGATCAGGTCTTATAGCCCCCCACCTAGCCATGAAGCTCAGAGTCTAGTTCACATCTACTAccccaaactatggcttagtgggAACCTACAGGCACCCACCAGCTTGCAAACACTTTGTTTTTCCATTATTATTGTTTGCCACCATGCTGAGCTACACCAAGGTTTGCGTGACCATGTTGTCCGAACCATGGCTTGTGGTTAAGCTTTGTCTTCACCAACCACAAACTGTAGCCACAAATAAATCTAAGACAAATAACCAGGACTGCCAAAAAATTTACGATTGGATTTGAGTGTCAATGAATTATGCAGTACAGAGAACAACCATTATGATTATCTTTTGAGTTTAGATTTACCACCACTGCTGGGTTTGACAAACCTGGAGTTCAAAAGCGAGTCACTTTAAACAAGGTACtgccaagaaaacaaaaaaagtattcaTATCAACAGCCATGATCCAGAGGCTCCACCTGCCACTGCTCTGAGCCCCAACACAAAAAGAAATTATCCACAAATGAAGCACCAGGTAAACAGTGCATTCAAAGACCTGTGCTGGAATGAAAACTATGTGCTGATGAGAGTCCTGGTTGTAGGGGGgagtctccacacacacacacacacacacacacacacacattcagtggAGCAATCCAGATCAGCCCTTGTTGGATTAAGGTTCAGGTGACCAACTTTATGTTGAAAGAAATCTTGTAATATGAGCAGAATTGTCCAGAGGGTGAGGAGGAAGTAAAGaatccaccccaaccccccaaaacaggcaGAACTGGGAAATCCCCAACCAAAGATTCTGCTAAGCAGTAAATCCTATGGTTTAATCCAAAACTGTCCATGTGCAAGCCAAATGGACTTCTGCTTGCGCAACAAGACTTCACTTTCCTCCCCTTGCAGTCCTCCAcatgccctcaaaatctgctcaggGGGTTGGGGGAGTGCAGGGGACAGCAGATGAAGCTAAAGCCcaattgtgcaagtggaagtccacTCACACATTGGATTCCACCCCTAATCTTCCAAAAGAATAATGCAGATTATATTCATATTTCCACTCTGGCTCAATAACCTCTGTTAAACAACAGAAAATGATGCAACAATAATTGTTACTTCCATTACACTAAGGGCATTCCACTGAATACGGACTAAATACATGGCAGCAAAACCTATTATATAATACTGATCTTTAACTGGTGGGCTCAAACTCAAGTTGGTCACACTTTGGGTTAgtgatattttttcttcttttaagcagagaaagaggaaaaccagaaaagacCAAAAAGTACTAAAAATAGTTTTCATGCTTTGCTAGTACACTGAGATATAAAAGATGATACTGAAAATGTTTGGAATGTTAAGGCTACTGAAAGCTGCCACTGGTATATCCACACGCTTCTCAAGTTCTCACTAGTGTTACCTCTTCCTGTAACTTGGGAATAACATTATACCAGCACATCAACTGTACCAGCTCTGCCATCTTCGTATTCGTGGTTTGAAAAGTAGGACAGTTCAAAAAGGACACAGCAGGATAAGCATGGATCATTTCATATGAAGTCATATTGGATAAATGCCCCCAAAGTCTTAGAACCTACAGTATGTACTCCAAAGGCTTCATGAAAAGCATCTAAATGTATAAACATGTGTTCAAGATGACTGGGCAAGTGTGTTGCTCAGTCTAGGATGGCTCTGTCATGCAAGCAGGTCATCAAGTGATGAATAGGCACttacacatgggtaggcaaacgaaggcccaggggccggatctggcccaattgccttctaaatccggcccgcggacagtctgggcatcagtgtgtttttacacgagtagaatgtgtccttttctttaaaatgcatctctgggttatttgtggggtataggaattctttcaccccccccccaaataaatatagtccagccccccacaaggtctgagggacagtggaccggcccctgctgaaaatgtttgctggcccctgcttaCATGTGAACCATTTTAAGAGAAGGATTATTAGCACTGATCAAAGTCAGAAATTACATACCAGATGACCCAACTATAGCATTGTTTTAGGCATTTATTCACTTACAACTGTGACTTAGTTTTCACTAAGGTGACAAATTTGTGTCTGGGCTGTAACTTCTTTAGACTGCATGATTGATTGGCATTTTTTTCTATGGAGATGCAATCTTAGGAAAACTTGACATACAAGTCTTACCAGACTTCAATCAAAGTGTGTCAAGTCCCAGGTAAGTGTCTATACAGAGCTGAGGAATCtatgaccctccaaatgttgctgagctacaaatcccatcacaccaaccactggctatgctggttggggacGATGGAACaattggagggccaaaggtttcccactcaAATGTAGAAGACTGAAAAAGCAGGCATGTGATTCCTTAACATTAATCTCTACTGATAAAGCCCAGACAGAAGTTTAATATCAAGATGCTACTATGGCAAGTGATCCTATACTTTTTTAGTTATTTGGATTTTATATTAAAGTCTATGAACAGGAATGCTACAGGTGTCTGCATTGGTATTAAACCTAGATTATAAAACGTAGCTAGAAATTCCCAAATGGGAAAAGCTCTATAGCTCCCCAAGATAAAAAGTACTTTTTCCACCATGATTGTTCCAAGTAAATACACTGCACACCAAAATTACATCTTTGTCATACAGGTTTTAAGATATGCAATTTCTTTCAGACATGTACAAGTAGAAAAATCGTAGAGAAAAGGCCAATTCAGCATGAATTCAGCAACACAGCAGCTGTCCAAACAATGTTTAAAACTCTTTGATACAATATTTACTCTGAAAgtttcccctcttctctcctaATAGAACACTTATTTACCTATTCAAAACAGCTGGtggctctttctttttttagtgaCACACCCACCAACTCCAAAGCTAGATTTTCTTCCTTAATTAAACATGATTGGCCCAAATCAATGTTTACATTGGCATAGATCCAAACATGCCTTTTGTGAACAGAAAGgtatttctgcttgtgcaatgtaCCCCAGTAATTCTTCTGTTTCCTCATCCTGTTACAAACATG
Above is a window of Lacerta agilis isolate rLacAgi1 chromosome 3, rLacAgi1.pri, whole genome shotgun sequence DNA encoding:
- the AKIRIN2 gene encoding akirin-2, with translation MACGATLKRTLDFDPLLSPASPKRRRCAPLSASAAAASSSSAASFASSPQKYLRMEPSPFGEVSTRLTTEQILYNIKQEYKRMQKRRHLENFQQTDPCCSTDAQSQAFLLGGPALPGTSSAASSPLKKEQPLFTLRQVGMICERLLKEREEKIREEYEEILTTKLAEQYDAFVKFTHDQIMRRYGEQPASYVS